The Macaca fascicularis isolate 582-1 chromosome 1, T2T-MFA8v1.1 genome includes a window with the following:
- the COA6 gene encoding cytochrome c oxidase assembly factor 6 homolog isoform X1 encodes MVARKGQKSPRFLRVNCFLRLGRSTLLELEPAGRPCSGRTRHRAFHRRLVACVTLSSRRHRKEARRGRAESFIPVGMAAPSMKERQVCWGARDEYWKCLDENLEDASQCKKLRSSFESSCPQQWIKYFDKRRDYLKFKEKFEAGQFEPSTAKS; translated from the exons ATGGTAGCCCGGAAGGGTCAAAAGAGTCCGCGATTTCTCCGAGTGAATTGCTTTCTGCGGTTGGGGAGATCTACTCTTCTAGAGCTCGAGCCAGCGGGGCGACCCTGCAGTGGCAGGACTCGGCACCGCGCCTTCCACCGCCGGTTGGTGGCCTGCGTGACCCTTTCCTCTCGTCGACATCGGAAGGAAGCCAGACGTGGGCGGGCAGAGAG CTTCATCCCAGTAGGAATGGCAGCGCCATCTATGAAGGAAAGACAGGTCTGCTGGGGGGCCCGGGATGAGTACTGGAAGTGTTTAGATGAGAACTTAGAGGATGCTTCTCAATGCAAGAAGTTAAGAAGCTCTTTCGAATCAAGTTGTCCCCAACAGTGG ataAAATATTTCGATAAAAGAAGAGACTacttaaaattcaaagaaaaatttgaagcaGGACAATTTGAGCCTTCAACTGCAAAATCCTAG
- the COA6 gene encoding cytochrome c oxidase assembly factor 6 homolog isoform X2, producing the protein MAAPSMKERQVCWGARDEYWKCLDENLEDASQCKKLRSSFESSCPQQWIKYFDKRRDYLKFKEKFEAGQFEPSTAKS; encoded by the exons ATGGCAGCGCCATCTATGAAGGAAAGACAGGTCTGCTGGGGGGCCCGGGATGAGTACTGGAAGTGTTTAGATGAGAACTTAGAGGATGCTTCTCAATGCAAGAAGTTAAGAAGCTCTTTCGAATCAAGTTGTCCCCAACAGTGG ataAAATATTTCGATAAAAGAAGAGACTacttaaaattcaaagaaaaatttgaagcaGGACAATTTGAGCCTTCAACTGCAAAATCCTAG